From one Paenibacillus sp. FSL K6-1330 genomic stretch:
- a CDS encoding DMT family transporter, protein MMALSRSKAGWVLAFLVLMWGVNWPLTKYALNYTPPLLFAGMRLLIGGLVLGLYAFPRYKTLRLRETWHIYVISAVLNIIFFYGFQTMGLTEVPAGLFSSIVFLQPVLLGIGAWLWLGESMYGLKIAGLVLGFAGVATISIGGMTGMVSPEGVVLGLFSAISWAIGTVYMKRTSAKVDGIWMTAIPILIGGVVLTLTGTATESWVDVQWVLPFILDMLFISVFVIALGWLAFFKLVSSGEASKVGSFTFLIPLIALLCSVLFLGESVTINLIAGLVMIVASILLVNVKVKGSKVAKI, encoded by the coding sequence ATAATGGCTTTATCACGTTCAAAAGCAGGCTGGGTCCTAGCTTTTCTGGTACTCATGTGGGGAGTGAACTGGCCCCTGACCAAATACGCATTAAATTACACACCACCGCTTTTATTTGCAGGCATGCGTCTATTAATTGGAGGTTTGGTGCTTGGACTATATGCTTTTCCACGGTACAAAACGCTACGGCTCCGGGAAACCTGGCATATCTATGTCATCTCTGCAGTGCTCAACATTATTTTCTTCTATGGCTTTCAGACCATGGGATTGACGGAAGTACCGGCAGGGTTATTTTCCTCCATCGTGTTCCTACAGCCCGTGCTGCTCGGAATCGGGGCCTGGTTGTGGTTGGGCGAGTCGATGTATGGATTGAAAATTGCTGGATTAGTCCTCGGTTTTGCAGGCGTCGCTACCATCAGTATTGGCGGCATGACAGGCATGGTATCACCCGAAGGGGTTGTGCTCGGGTTGTTCAGTGCGATAAGCTGGGCGATCGGAACGGTATACATGAAGAGGACTTCTGCGAAGGTCGACGGGATCTGGATGACTGCCATCCCAATTTTGATTGGTGGGGTTGTACTGACATTGACGGGTACCGCTACAGAGAGCTGGGTTGACGTGCAGTGGGTGCTTCCATTTATATTGGATATGCTGTTTATTTCAGTGTTTGTCATTGCACTGGGATGGCTTGCGTTCTTCAAACTGGTTAGTTCTGGTGAAGCGAGCAAGGTGGGATCATTCACGTTTCTGATTCCGCTGATTGCCCTGCTGTGCAGCGTGCTGTTCCTTGGGGAGTCGGTGACAATCAATCTGATTGCAGGTCTGGTCATGATTGTAGCCAGTATTCTGCTCGTGAACGTTAAGGTGAAAGGCAGCAAGGTGGCGAAAATATAA
- a CDS encoding LysR family transcriptional regulator has protein sequence MNNSQLQLFVKIAETGSFTRAGQELNMTQPAVSRAISSLENELDVTLIIRDRRNGIALTDVGQRILVIFRRILQQYDKIQQVVAAEKGLEIGTIRVGSFPMSSAHLLPKIIRSIRDRYPQIQFELHEGNIHEIQEWLNSRTIDVALIIVTDKEPIDIAYETLPLYNEEMLAVFRDDEPFADQEVLPVRMLDQHPMIICNGGYEVPIVDLFKRAGAELQFGFVVHNVNTCLSMIEQGLGTALLPAISLSWLPPGVKAVPTNPKAYRNIEIAVPSLMEASPAARLFIETAQQLFGHLS, from the coding sequence ATGAACAATTCACAACTGCAGTTATTCGTAAAAATTGCCGAGACAGGAAGTTTTACGCGCGCAGGTCAGGAACTGAATATGACGCAGCCCGCAGTCAGCCGGGCCATCTCTTCCCTGGAGAATGAACTGGATGTCACCCTAATCATTCGGGATCGGCGGAACGGCATTGCGCTCACGGATGTGGGACAGCGAATTCTGGTCATTTTCCGCCGGATTTTGCAGCAGTATGATAAAATCCAACAGGTCGTTGCCGCCGAAAAAGGATTGGAGATTGGTACGATTCGTGTCGGCTCTTTCCCCATGTCCTCCGCCCATCTGCTGCCGAAGATTATCCGTTCCATCCGGGACCGCTACCCTCAGATTCAGTTTGAACTGCACGAGGGAAATATCCATGAGATTCAGGAGTGGCTCAATTCAAGGACCATCGATGTGGCTCTCATCATCGTCACGGACAAAGAACCAATAGATATAGCCTATGAGACGCTTCCGCTGTATAACGAAGAGATGCTAGCGGTGTTCCGTGACGATGAACCGTTTGCGGATCAGGAGGTATTGCCTGTACGGATGCTGGACCAGCATCCGATGATCATATGCAACGGTGGGTATGAAGTACCGATTGTCGACCTGTTCAAACGTGCAGGAGCCGAGCTGCAATTCGGGTTTGTTGTGCATAATGTCAACACTTGCCTCAGCATGATCGAGCAGGGGCTTGGTACAGCCTTATTACCCGCGATCTCCTTGTCCTGGCTGCCTCCCGGTGTAAAAGCAGTCCCTACCAACCCGAAGGCCTATCGCAACATCGAGATTGCCGTCCCTTCCCTGATGGAAGCTTCCCCCGCAGCCCGTTTGTTTATCGAAACGGCGCAGCAATTGTTTGGACACCTTAGCTGA
- a CDS encoding AAA family ATPase: MKLRKFTIRNYKGIKELSIDIENISVIIGPNNCSKSTILQALNQFGSKELQLSKNFYHKHDMSQPISFHATFSNLTEDEIEMHGIRNSIHRESGNFIVRAIYKEGSNVERAAKISGPLTHDLGQEGWEGRLGGGRNGTHFLNVFPEVIYIPAVKDANDELTNKSAHMKTLYSLYKNVVAGLPEYIEAYEKTQLLQQKINEHNDEKIRYFETEVREFLNEVTSTDVKFKVNVSPLDEIVSTSLSTNFNYNGLDTELNHQGNGVQRTFILSVFKGFRKYKRRFESDNIENSRHLIIALEEPELYLHPHLARVFKDTLYSLADDGFFQVIATSHSPNFVDLSKPNRTLSKVYINQENEVGLKSS, from the coding sequence ATGAAATTAAGGAAATTTACTATTCGGAATTATAAAGGTATAAAAGAACTTTCAATTGACATAGAGAATATCTCTGTCATTATTGGGCCAAACAATTGCAGTAAAAGTACCATTCTGCAAGCGCTGAATCAATTTGGAAGTAAAGAACTTCAGCTAAGTAAAAATTTTTATCATAAACATGATATGTCTCAGCCTATTAGTTTTCATGCTACCTTCTCAAATTTGACAGAAGACGAGATCGAGATGCACGGAATTCGAAACTCTATACATAGAGAATCAGGTAATTTCATTGTAAGAGCTATATATAAGGAAGGTTCAAATGTTGAACGTGCTGCCAAAATTTCTGGACCTCTAACCCATGACTTAGGACAAGAAGGCTGGGAAGGAAGACTTGGAGGTGGTAGAAACGGAACTCACTTCCTAAATGTTTTTCCAGAAGTTATATACATACCTGCAGTTAAGGATGCCAATGATGAGCTAACCAATAAGTCTGCTCACATGAAAACGCTGTATAGTCTATATAAAAATGTTGTAGCAGGGTTGCCAGAGTACATTGAAGCATATGAGAAAACTCAGTTGCTCCAGCAAAAAATCAATGAACATAATGATGAAAAGATAAGGTACTTTGAAACTGAAGTGAGGGAATTTCTAAATGAAGTTACTTCAACAGATGTTAAGTTTAAAGTGAATGTTAGTCCTTTAGATGAAATAGTAAGCACTTCCCTCTCAACAAATTTTAATTATAATGGTTTAGATACAGAGTTAAACCATCAAGGGAATGGCGTACAAAGGACGTTTATTTTGTCCGTTTTCAAAGGGTTTAGGAAATACAAACGACGGTTTGAATCAGACAATATTGAAAACAGTAGACATTTAATTATTGCACTTGAAGAACCAGAATTATACTTACATCCACATTTGGCAAGAGTATTTAAAGATACTCTGTATAGCTTAGCAGATGATGGTTTTTTTCAAGTAATTGCTACCTCACATTCTCCTAATTTTGTGGATTTATCAAAGCCAAATAGAACATTATCAAAAGTTTATATAAATCAGGAGAATGAAGTTGGTCTAAAATCAAGTTAA
- a CDS encoding DUF4965 domain-containing protein, whose amino-acid sequence MILRAPAVPLITVDPYFSVWSMADKLNESDTKHWTGKPHRMTGTALVDGKEYTFMGVNPDSLIMEQTKLDIHALSSQYQFVCNEICLTVTFTTPLLLNDLKLTSRPVSYIHVQTESNDKMKHDVTVTITVDGELCQNMKYEFPTVYSDISEPGFTCGKVGSRIQHMLTRSGDDLRINWGYVYLASNHSRAAVTAAEDVNVYGTINHTMRLSIDLDTDQDVEGLFAVAYDDIKSIEYFHQPLDAYWKKDGETIEEAIKQALCEYDTLHEKCEQFAKKLYQDAAESGSEKYADLVSLAYRQAIAAHKIVAGPEGEVLFVSKENFSNGCAATLDVTYPSIPQFLLYNPELVKGMLRPIFKYASTDIWYYDFAPHDVGTYPLLNGQVYSNGTTPNWQMPVEECGNMLICVTAVAIAEQDVSFAQENWGYLETWCNYLIKNGIDPDNQLCTDDFAGHLAHNCNLSLKAIMGIASFSILNHMAGNGEKAEELMEIAQSMAEQWMSMAANDDGTFRLAFDRPGTFSMKYNAIWARIFGLNLFPDDTFKAETQAYIEKHSGPYGLMLDNRDTYTKSDWLVWSAALCESKEDFNAIIDLLWLAYDQSQSRVPMTDWYSTTDAKMVGFQNRSVQGGVFIKMLMDKEICSFKRKFEDEKEVKSI is encoded by the coding sequence ATGATTTTACGTGCTCCAGCTGTTCCGCTGATAACCGTAGATCCGTACTTTTCTGTCTGGTCGATGGCGGATAAGCTCAATGAATCGGACACCAAGCATTGGACGGGTAAACCTCACCGGATGACAGGCACCGCGCTGGTTGATGGGAAAGAGTATACATTCATGGGGGTTAACCCGGACAGCCTGATCATGGAACAGACAAAGCTAGATATTCATGCGCTCTCAAGCCAATACCAGTTTGTCTGCAATGAAATTTGTTTAACCGTTACGTTCACGACTCCGCTATTGCTAAATGATTTGAAGCTGACGTCCAGACCGGTATCCTATATTCACGTGCAAACCGAATCGAATGACAAGATGAAACATGACGTGACGGTTACCATTACGGTAGATGGGGAACTATGCCAAAACATGAAATACGAGTTTCCTACTGTGTACTCGGATATCAGTGAACCCGGTTTTACTTGCGGTAAGGTGGGCAGCAGAATTCAGCATATGTTAACTAGAAGCGGGGACGACCTCAGAATTAACTGGGGTTACGTATATCTGGCATCAAACCATAGTCGAGCTGCAGTAACCGCTGCCGAGGATGTAAACGTCTACGGGACAATAAACCATACTATGCGGCTGTCTATTGACCTGGATACGGATCAGGACGTAGAAGGACTATTTGCAGTCGCATATGACGATATAAAATCGATCGAGTATTTTCACCAACCGCTTGATGCCTATTGGAAGAAAGACGGAGAAACGATCGAAGAGGCGATTAAGCAGGCTCTGTGCGAATACGATACGTTGCATGAGAAATGTGAGCAGTTTGCAAAGAAATTGTATCAAGACGCCGCGGAATCCGGAAGTGAAAAGTATGCAGACCTGGTATCCTTGGCCTACCGGCAAGCTATTGCCGCACATAAAATTGTTGCGGGTCCTGAAGGAGAAGTGTTGTTCGTCTCCAAGGAAAATTTCAGTAATGGTTGCGCCGCCACGCTCGATGTAACTTACCCGTCCATCCCTCAATTCCTGCTTTATAATCCCGAGTTGGTGAAGGGGATGCTACGACCGATTTTCAAGTACGCTTCAACCGATATTTGGTACTATGACTTTGCTCCCCACGATGTGGGTACCTACCCTCTTCTGAACGGACAGGTATATAGCAATGGAACTACGCCCAACTGGCAAATGCCGGTTGAAGAATGCGGAAACATGCTGATTTGCGTCACTGCCGTCGCGATTGCGGAGCAGGATGTATCGTTTGCCCAAGAGAACTGGGGATATCTTGAAACATGGTGCAATTACTTGATCAAAAACGGCATCGATCCGGATAATCAGCTGTGTACAGACGATTTTGCAGGTCATTTGGCTCATAACTGTAACTTGTCGCTCAAAGCGATCATGGGGATAGCCAGCTTCTCCATCTTGAACCACATGGCAGGAAACGGGGAGAAGGCGGAGGAACTCATGGAGATCGCCCAATCAATGGCGGAACAATGGATGTCCATGGCTGCAAATGATGACGGTACGTTCCGCCTGGCATTCGACCGTCCCGGCACTTTTAGTATGAAGTATAATGCCATTTGGGCTCGAATCTTCGGTCTGAACTTATTCCCTGATGATACGTTTAAGGCAGAGACGCAGGCCTATATCGAAAAGCATTCGGGACCCTACGGCCTGATGCTCGATAACCGCGACACGTATACCAAATCCGATTGGCTTGTGTGGAGCGCCGCATTGTGTGAGAGCAAGGAGGATTTCAATGCCATTATTGATCTCTTATGGCTTGCTTACGACCAGTCGCAGAGCCGTGTTCCAATGACTGACTGGTATTCGACGACCGATGCTAAGATGGTTGGTTTCCAGAACAGATCGGTACAAGGCGGGGTGTTTATCAAGATGCTAATGGATAAGGAAATATGTAGTTTCAAGCGTAAATTCGAGGATGAAAAAGAAGTGAAATCGATCTAA
- a CDS encoding AraC family transcriptional regulator, producing the protein MNVRIIIMHETIFNFWHLNDPKLPLNVLMSGISYCDKNYRIERHGENLFSFEYIIDGSGVLEINSQTLYPQKNDVYILTKHSDHTYYSSEEHPWNKIWIIFNGDFAESLFKQYIPENTYLIKDCNILSYMKELINLSSARQIDYSGFIDEVTVILLKIVLRLKNQLEHKEAPTVAEQIKFCLDGNIENRIDLDDLCVQLGYSKNHLIKLFREKYGITPYAYFRKHKIEAAERYLLNTHLSINEISSKLNFADQHYFSSVFKAIVGVSPSEYRQNKK; encoded by the coding sequence ATGAATGTGAGGATTATCATCATGCACGAAACCATATTCAATTTCTGGCATTTGAATGACCCTAAGCTTCCACTCAATGTTCTCATGTCGGGTATCTCTTATTGCGACAAAAATTACCGGATTGAACGACACGGCGAGAACCTGTTTTCGTTCGAATATATCATCGACGGCAGCGGCGTCCTAGAGATCAATTCACAAACGTTGTATCCTCAGAAAAACGACGTTTACATACTGACCAAACACAGCGATCACACCTATTATTCCAGCGAAGAGCACCCATGGAATAAAATTTGGATCATCTTTAATGGTGACTTCGCCGAATCTTTGTTCAAACAATATATCCCCGAAAATACGTATCTTATCAAGGACTGCAACATTCTTTCCTATATGAAAGAATTGATCAACCTTTCGTCTGCCAGGCAGATTGACTATTCCGGTTTTATTGACGAAGTGACTGTTATTCTACTGAAAATCGTATTGCGCTTAAAGAACCAATTGGAACATAAGGAGGCACCCACCGTAGCTGAGCAGATCAAGTTTTGTCTGGACGGTAACATCGAGAATAGAATAGATTTAGACGACCTTTGCGTACAACTCGGCTATTCGAAAAATCACTTGATCAAGCTGTTTCGGGAAAAGTACGGAATTACGCCATACGCCTATTTTCGAAAACACAAAATTGAAGCGGCCGAGCGATATTTGCTGAACACACATCTTAGCATCAATGAAATCTCCTCCAAACTGAACTTCGCAGACCAGCACTATTTCTCTTCAGTCTTCAAAGCCATCGTCGGCGTTTCCCCTTCAGAGTACCGACAGAATAAGAAATAA
- a CDS encoding carbohydrate ABC transporter permease: MGDFAGSKRWTGPKILLHIIAYGLATIFVVPVIYMIFTSLKPQGSAMGDLMDRFLPPFSFENYAYIFENAPVIKWTMNSLTIAVIVPVLSLTMASLAAFALSRIDFSYRKLAFWLILSGMMIPGEATIVSLYMVANSLGILDSYAALILPGLAGPLGVLIMKQFFDGMPNELVEAAKIDGCSLFRVWWNIFIPLSKPVLATLMIFSFLGTWNDFLWPFLAIQSEVLFTLPIGIPFFMSSYNQDETLPMAVNAYASIPIIIIFIIFQKYIVKGVTLSGIKG, encoded by the coding sequence ATGGGTGATTTCGCTGGCTCTAAACGGTGGACGGGTCCAAAAATACTGCTGCACATCATAGCTTACGGTTTGGCAACGATCTTTGTCGTTCCGGTGATCTACATGATATTCACATCTCTAAAACCGCAGGGTAGTGCGATGGGCGATCTGATGGACCGTTTCCTGCCGCCGTTTTCGTTCGAAAACTACGCTTATATTTTTGAGAATGCGCCGGTGATCAAATGGACCATGAACAGCTTAACCATCGCTGTTATTGTGCCTGTACTCAGCTTGACCATGGCTTCACTCGCCGCATTTGCTTTATCGCGGATCGATTTCAGTTATAGGAAGTTAGCTTTCTGGCTCATTCTCAGTGGAATGATGATTCCCGGCGAAGCGACGATTGTTTCCTTGTATATGGTAGCTAACAGCTTGGGGATTCTGGATTCCTATGCAGCCCTCATTTTGCCGGGGCTCGCAGGACCGCTTGGTGTACTAATCATGAAGCAATTTTTCGACGGGATGCCGAATGAGCTGGTGGAAGCTGCGAAAATAGACGGTTGCAGTTTATTTCGGGTGTGGTGGAACATTTTTATTCCATTATCCAAACCGGTGCTGGCTACCTTGATGATCTTTTCTTTCCTAGGCACCTGGAACGATTTCTTGTGGCCATTTCTGGCGATTCAATCGGAAGTCTTGTTTACGCTTCCCATCGGTATCCCGTTTTTCATGAGCTCGTATAACCAGGATGAAACCTTGCCAATGGCGGTGAATGCGTATGCTTCGATCCCGATCATTATCATCTTTATCATTTTCCAAAAGTATATCGTCAAGGGTGTAACGTTATCAGGAATTAAGGGTTAA